Proteins encoded within one genomic window of Synechococcus sp. PCC 7335:
- a CDS encoding DUF2996 domain-containing protein yields MAEEQTPSNQNAENQNAENIVEGAKPKDTVAETAKPDADAKNLEQSDDKKSGEPVAKVKEDSGETAKAGNQPAGKTVGSGGSAKKPAAKSEAKSGDKKPAAKKKKPPKLEDKPFNEFMEQHYLPSLKEAMAKEGIEELNLEFAKRKLEVMGQSGGDPYWQVQGQWTEAGEGDRQFNIAFIDEDISGQKVFTLTSNGAVPSTVEQFMGDERRITLDLMVLYTLQRLNGQKWLTRN; encoded by the coding sequence ATGGCAGAAGAGCAAACCCCATCGAACCAGAACGCTGAGAACCAGAACGCTGAGAACATTGTGGAGGGTGCGAAACCTAAAGATACGGTTGCAGAGACTGCAAAGCCTGATGCCGATGCGAAGAACTTAGAGCAGTCGGACGATAAGAAGTCAGGTGAACCGGTTGCTAAGGTAAAAGAAGATTCTGGAGAGACTGCTAAGGCTGGTAACCAGCCAGCCGGCAAGACAGTTGGCTCCGGTGGTTCAGCGAAGAAGCCAGCGGCTAAATCTGAGGCAAAGTCTGGAGATAAAAAGCCAGCAGCGAAGAAGAAAAAACCTCCCAAACTGGAAGATAAGCCATTTAATGAATTTATGGAGCAGCACTACTTGCCTAGCTTGAAAGAAGCCATGGCGAAGGAAGGCATTGAAGAGCTGAACCTAGAATTTGCTAAGCGTAAGCTAGAGGTGATGGGCCAAAGTGGTGGTGATCCCTATTGGCAGGTTCAAGGGCAGTGGACAGAAGCGGGTGAAGGCGATCGCCAATTCAATATCGCTTTTATTGATGAAGATATTTCAGGCCAAAAAGTATTCACACTGACTTCTAATGGCGCAGTCCCTAGCACGGTTGAGCAATTTATGGGAGATGAGCGGCGAATCACATTAGATCTGATGGTGCTGTATACGCTACAGCGACTAAACGGTCAGAAGTGGTTGACTCGAAACTAA
- a CDS encoding GDP-L-fucose synthase — protein MELANKKILVTGGAGFLGKQVVDQLQQAGANPDDILVIRSRDYDLTEMDACKRAVIGQDVVIHLAAHVGGIGLNREKPAELFYDNLMMGAQLIHAAYQAGVEKFVCVGTICAYPKFTPVPFKEDDLWAGYPEETNAPYGIAKKALLVQLEAYRQQYGFDGIYLLPVNLYGPEDNFDPRSSHVIPALIHKIHEAQINGDKTLPVWGDGSPTREFLYSTDAARGIVMATQHYSDAAAVNLGTNSEISIKDLAELICEVMDFEGKLIWQTDKPNGQPRRCLDVERAKQAFGFEAQTDFREGLRKTVEWYRQHAQTLQLA, from the coding sequence ATGGAACTAGCCAATAAGAAGATACTCGTCACAGGTGGAGCCGGTTTTTTAGGAAAACAGGTAGTAGACCAACTGCAGCAAGCTGGGGCTAACCCCGACGATATTCTGGTCATTCGTTCGCGCGATTATGATCTGACTGAGATGGATGCTTGTAAACGCGCCGTCATTGGTCAAGATGTGGTCATTCACCTAGCTGCTCATGTAGGCGGTATTGGTCTCAATCGAGAAAAGCCTGCAGAGCTTTTTTACGACAATCTGATGATGGGTGCTCAGCTAATTCACGCAGCTTATCAGGCGGGGGTAGAAAAATTTGTCTGCGTTGGCACCATCTGCGCCTATCCAAAATTTACCCCTGTTCCTTTCAAAGAGGACGATCTTTGGGCCGGTTACCCTGAAGAGACAAATGCCCCTTATGGCATCGCTAAAAAAGCTCTGCTTGTACAGCTTGAAGCCTATCGTCAGCAGTACGGCTTCGACGGTATTTATCTACTTCCTGTTAACCTTTATGGCCCCGAAGATAACTTTGACCCGCGCAGCTCGCACGTTATTCCAGCGCTTATTCATAAAATTCACGAAGCTCAGATCAACGGAGACAAAACGCTGCCTGTTTGGGGTGATGGCAGTCCTACACGCGAATTTCTCTATTCTACAGATGCCGCTCGTGGCATTGTAATGGCGACTCAGCACTATTCTGATGCAGCGGCAGTTAACTTAGGTACTAACAGCGAAATCTCTATCAAAGATCTTGCAGAGTTGATCTGCGAGGTGATGGATTTTGAAGGTAAACTTATTTGGCAAACTGACAAACCGAATGGTCAGCCTCGTCGCTGCTTAGATGTAGAGCGGGCTAAGCAAGCCTTTGGATTCGAAGCACAAACCGATTTCCGTGAAGGATTGAGAAAAACGGTCGAGTGGTATCGTCAGCATGCACAAACACTTCAGCTCGCTTAA